A genomic window from Silene latifolia isolate original U9 population chromosome 11, ASM4854445v1, whole genome shotgun sequence includes:
- the LOC141611537 gene encoding uncharacterized protein LOC141611537 has translation MKEPDCNSLIRPTTNASRDAERKPGPGYRIPPGNRPWRTIKEGHSGLLLYCRICRNNFVTYDDFYRHNPCEVEDKTDDDEEEGDYKEPWFDGGHSELVSRLNAEEALEYLNNLDGGKRYEYVEPGPIGAAIITGGPILHINFKAKEKDCPGAKVETFFAQLRLVKTYPVVDCCVSLGPSQALPHWENAYLGGCRFCRNAVHHPAEKCEKLLMGLPREDLTWLFGYPMENHDFGEYEFTSGEFSD, from the exons ATGAAAGAACCGGATTGCAATTCGTTGATTCGCCCTACAACCAACGCTTCCAG GGATGCTGAGCGGAAACCTGGCCCTGGCTATCGGATTCCTCCTGGTAATCGACCGTGGAGAACTATTAAAGAGGGACATTCAGGTCTACTGCTCTACTGCAGGATTTGTCGGAATAATTTTGTGACTTATGATGATTTTTATCGTCATAATCCTTGTGAGGTCGAGGACAAAACTGATGATGACGAAGAGGAGGGGGATTATAAGGAACCATG GTTTGATGGTGGACACAGTGAGCTTGTGTCTCGTCTGAATGCAGAGGAAGCCTTAGAATACTTGAACAATCTG GATGGAGGTAAAAGGTACGAGTATGTAGAGCCTGGACCTATTGGCGCTGCAATAATTACTGGAGGTCCAATCCTACACATAAACTTCAAAGCTAAGGAGAAAGACTGCCCAGGTGCTAAAGTGGAGACATTCTTTGCCCAACTCAGGCTGGTCAAGACGTATCCTGTGGTCGACTGTTGTGTATCGTTGGGGCCTAGTCAAGCGCTACCTCATTGGG AAAATGCTTATCTGGGTGGTTGCAGATTCTGTCGTAATGCGGTTCATCATCCTGCTGAAAAGTGCGAGAAATTACTCATGGGCCTCCCTCGTGAGGACCTCACCTGGCTCTTTGGTTACCCTATGGAGAATCATGATTTTGGAGAATATGAATTTACTTCGGGTGAATTCAGTGATTGA